The window GGATGTTAATACTTTTTGAgaacaaaacgaaaaaaaatgaaaatgcaaGAAATACACAATGATTATACATACATTTGCAAATGCAACTTAACACTCAACGTAAGGATAGTGAAAATGTGTGACAAACGATTAAATTACGACATCCTTTCGAAGTGAatacaaaaccaaaaataaattgtgaAATTTAAAAACCAGTTTTTGTCTTTTTAATCATTTACTTGGGGAAAAtactaatttttaaaatatggaTTTATGTATTTCTTCCTAGATTTTATCAACTCTTACAAGTTGATAGCGGAATTCCACATTTCTTCCTGAAAAAAACTTAATAAGCTTTAAAACAACATCGACCATCTAGAGAAAATATCGTATTCCAATTTTTACTGTAAATTGAAATCTTATGTGAAACATCATAATTGAGAACACAATATTTTACATAGCCTTTAGTATGTTACTAATTTCGTAGTTTAGTAACTTactaattttaaagaaaagctCTTACTGTAAAATAACTTATTCGATTGACATACGATATTTTTACATAAATGTGTTATCGATGAATGCATTTTACATTTTCGATATCATTATGCCGATATCGTTGTGTAAGCGTCTGGTCTCTctaataaattcaaataaagcaaaatttcaaaattatagATAACCAGACCCCAAACCACGATTTTCCTCTGACCCAGATAAATGCAATGTATTTTCGTATCAATAACTTTATTGTTAGACAGAATCAAATTGGTACTAAAACgtactttcttttttttttttgctgataGACTCCCGAGATTGTGGTATTTTGTGTGGGGGTGGGGAACAAATTTTGAATGGAATGCCAGAGTGGATGCGCTCTCTACAAAAACTGTGAGTTACTGTCAATTTATAATACCTTTTTATTTGCAGCTTTGGGATATATAAATATCAGGAGATTTAAAATACCAACCACATAATCGGGCGGTAGGCTAAATCTGGAATTGGGGTACTAGGTGTAATAGTAAATAGTCGATCAGTCTCGAACAGAACGGGCTACCGTCTGTTGCTTATGTGTTCTCTTCCCTATCTTATCTACCGTCTGCATCCTCGGCTATATCTACAGCAGTTCTATCTCTTGGCACACTATCTCCGTGCTCCATTGGTTCCGGTTAATGGTTAGGCATCTTAAAGTACATAAAATAACTAAACTAAACTTAGGCCTTAACTAAGCGCTAGGCTAGGCTAACATCTGGATGATTAGTTGGGCAGCAGCTCCGCCAGTTGATTCCGCAGACTGGGCGGCAGCGTGTCTGGGAACTTGATGTCAAAGGCAACGATCAGATCGCCGCGCCGCGATGGTTCTTTCGGGAAAGGCAGTCCGCGCCCGCTGATGCGCCTCGTTGTGGTGGGCTTGATTATCTCGTTCGCGGTGTTCACATGAATCCTATCGCCCTGCAGCGTCGGCACGTTGACAGGTGCACCGCACAGGGCCTGTTTCAGGCTGACCTGAGCTGTATACCTCAGATCGCTTCCCTCGCGCTTGAACTGCGAGTGTGGCTTGTCCCGGATGATGAAGATTATGTCAGCGGGTGTCTTTCCCGGTGCCCGGTCGCCCTCCTGGGGGAACGTTATCTTGGTGCCGGCCTTCCAGCCCGGTTTAACTGTGATGCTCAACACTTTCTCCTCCTTTTGGGATCCAACGTTGGTCGAGGCCATGCGCGATATCTTCATTTTCTTGGTACAACCCCTGTCCACCTCCTCCAGTGTCACATACAGGTCGTGCTCTATCGGCGGATCCTGTGTCTGTTGGCGCTTACGGCTAGGTGCCTGCGCGTTGAACGACTGCGATCGGAATGCTCCGGCCATCGGGTTGCCACCGAAACCTCCGCCAAACATATCATCGCCGCCAATATTCATGAAGATCTCATTGTGGGCACCGCCACCTCCGCCGCCGGCTCCGAACATGTTGTCGCCACCGCCGAAGAACACGCCGAAGGGATCCGATGACCCGAAGAACTGGGCGAATGTTGCTCGCGGATCGCCGTGGAACTGGTAACTGTAGCCGCCAGGCTGACTTCCACCATCTGGGCCGGGCATGCCGCCCTTCAGTCCCTCCTCACCATACTTGTCGAAGATGTCACGCTTTTTCTTGTCGGATAGAACTTCGTACGCCTCGGCGATCTCCTTGAAGCGTTCCTCGGCCTGTGGACTCTTGTTCTTGTCCGGATGGTATTTGAGCGCCAACTTGCGATAGGCCTTCTTGATCTCATCGTCGCTGGCCTTATTGTCGATGCCAAGAATTTTGTAAAAGTCCTTACCCATCTCTGATATTTGTTATAAGCTGTAAATGAAATAGAGCAGAGCGTTCGAACAGATTAGAATGAGTGTTTGTAGTACGACTGCTGTGTGCTGTGACAGTATTCTCGATGCCACGGTGGAAGCCGTGGAATTTGCTAGAAGCATGAGTTGTGCAACGACAATGCCGTGACGTAGCCATCGGATTTCGCCcccttgttgctgttgctgctgttctCGAATGGAATTCGAGGGCGAAACACACAAGTCGACGCTCCCAGCCCACACAAAGGCATCAAAGTCATACAAATATGCTAATTCCAGATCCAAACTTTACAACTTACCTTAAaaagaatgttttttttttaactcgaAACGGATGTCACCGTTGCTGCTACTTCTTTCGTTGTGTTCTTAGTTTTCCACTCAATTCGGTAATAATATTTATCTCCACAGAttataaatattgtttatagcGTTTAATCAATTGTTCTTTTCACTCTACTCTTTTTCTGCTTTCCACTCGCGTGGCTCGCCTTCTTTCGACTTGCTTTCTTTTGCTGAGAAATTTTGTgagtttgagaaaaaaaatctatgcGCACGccttttatagattttttcgGTCTCATCGAAGCTTCTCGTCGTTTCTCGCGATTTAGGGTATTATCGGGAAGGAAATGCTGCTATCAATATATCGATAGTTTTTTAGTGGGACCTTATTTAGTGCACTGTGGGCTAAAAGTAAGgaattttcttattatttccTTTCATAATTAACCAATTTCTTATGTTTtctatattaaaatattctaAACTTCATTCAATGAaatcgttttttttgttaaattaccATACCTTATTTACCATGCCGCagagttaaataaaaaagtttatcacataaataaactaaacaaCAAactaaagtaaataaatatagGTAAACAATTCTAcgcaaatattttaaaaatacttgCAGTTTtcaatctttttcttttcgttAATATAAGCAGAGGAAAACGACAGACAGAGGAACAACAGACAGTGTTGCAAAGCGAcagaataaatttaaatttgaattttcaaaTCCTAGTCATTCTAAACGTGTTCAATATATCTTCAGAAATATCATCCTATTTTTTAatcgggataccttaaaagatttgtagatATATTCTTTATCAATCTGCATCCAAATCCACCAACAATTTTTTCTTGAAGGGAAACCCACTTCGAAATCTATATCTTCGGCAACCGATTCCTATGGGGGATACCTTAGGAGATTTatagatagattctccatcattctgcattaaaatcaaaaaaccaaatattttttactttttttctcaacttttatGGGGGGTTCCATTCCAATCTTATGAAAAGTGCATTGAAGGACCATATGGCctccagcgatggctatatcttggccaatttttatccgattcttgagaggaataccttaatcgatttttagatcgattctccgtaattctgcatcaaaatctaggaacaaaatatttttcagattttttctcaacttttctgGGGTGTCCCCTTCCAAACTTATAaaaagtgcatggaaggacaatgtggcccccaacgatggctatatcttggccaatttctatctgattcttgagaggaataccttaatcaaTTTGTAGATttattctccaccattctgcatcaaaatctaggaacaaaatatttttcagattttttctcaacttttctggggggtccccttccaaACTtatgaaaagtgcatggaaggacaatgtGGCCCACAACGATGGCTacatcttggccaatttctatccgattcttgagaggaataccttaatcgatttgtagatcgattctccatcattctgcatcaaaatctaggaacaaaatatttttcagattttttctcaacttttctggggggtccccttccaaACTtatgaaaagtgcatggaaggacaatatggcccccagcgatggctatatcttggccaatttctatccgattcttgagaggaataccttaatcgatttgtagatcgattctccgtagttctacatcaaaatctaggaacaaaatatttttcagattttttctcaacttttctgGGGTGTCCCCTTCCAAACTtatgaaaagtgcatggaaggacaatatggcgcccagcgatggctatatcttggccaatttctatccgattcttgagaggaataccttaatcgatttgtagatcgattctccgtagttctacatcaaaatctaggaacaaaatatttttcagattttttctcaacttttctggggggtccccttccaaACTtatgaaaagtgcatggaaggaGAATGTGGCCTCcaacgatggctatatcttggccaatttctatccgattcttgagaggaataccttaatcgatttttagatcgattctccgtaattctgcatcaaaatctaggaacaaaatatttttcagattttttctcaatttttctggggggtccccttccaaACTtatgaaaagtgcatggaaggacaatatggcccccagcgatggctacatcttggccaatttctatccgattcttgagaggaataccttaatcgatttgtagatcgattctccgcaattctacatcaaaatctaggaacaaaatatttttcagattttttctcaacttttctggggggtccccttccaaACTtatgaaaagtgcatggaaggacaacttcgcccccagcgatggctatatcttggccaattcctatccgattcttgagcggaataccttaatcgatttgtagatcgattctccataattctgcatcaaaatcgaagaacaaaatatttttcaggtttattttaaatttttctacaGAAAACCAGTTCTGGTGTTACCAGTAGAAGGTTTACCGTAAACTGGCATCGTAAATATCAATGAAGGAATTTTTCAGAGAATTTCAAAGAGAACtgataataattatataaaatatttaaattattaattgttttaGACTTATTTTAGACTTTAGAGATTATTTTTGAAACCCAACATATTTGTAACGTAGTTTGGTAACACCAGTTGGTATTTTTTCATCGCGCCACGACGGTCACACGGACACACGAAACTCGCAAAACAGCCGCAGacgaacaacaaaaaaacatttgtAAAAATGTCGCGTCAAGCATTTTAATTTCACTGGATTCGAACTGCACCGAGTGGACGTGGACGCCAGGAATCCGAGGAGTCATCCGTAACGCCATCGCCGCATTTCCCAGCACCGTTCCGCCGCATATATCATCACAAATACACTGAAATATACCGCAGTATTTTCACACTTTTCGAGGTAAGCTGAAGGaggtacacacacacatacacacgcCCATAGCCATATGAATATAGGTGGAATGAAAACACAGTCCCGACCCAAGTCGGAGGCCCTTTTGGGCTGCAGGCTAGCGACATATGGACGCTCCTTTGCGACACCCCAAGGACGGCCAGTGGGAGCATATTTGTTGCCAAAACCGACACGCACACCACTCCACACCacaacacatacacacatttGCGTGTCACGTTCCGAAGCAGAAGCAAGAAAGCCTTGACCGATCGTCCCGCCCACCGCCCTCCATATATACACTACTGTAGGTGTTGCGCAAACGAAAGTAACTT of the Drosophila ananassae strain 14024-0371.13 chromosome 2R, ASM1763931v2, whole genome shotgun sequence genome contains:
- the LOC6493320 gene encoding dnaJ protein homolog 1; its protein translation is MGKDFYKILGIDNKASDDEIKKAYRKLALKYHPDKNKSPQAEERFKEIAEAYEVLSDKKKRDIFDKYGEEGLKGGMPGPDGGSQPGGYSYQFHGDPRATFAQFFGSSDPFGVFFGGGDNMFGAGGGGGGAHNEIFMNIGGDDMFGGGFGGNPMAGAFRSQSFNAQAPSRKRQQTQDPPIEHDLYVTLEEVDRGCTKKMKISRMASTNVGSQKEEKVLSITVKPGWKAGTKITFPQEGDRAPGKTPADIIFIIRDKPHSQFKREGSDLRYTAQVSLKQALCGAPVNVPTLQGDRIHVNTANEIIKPTTTRRISGRGLPFPKEPSRRGDLIVAFDIKFPDTLPPSLRNQLAELLPN